A region from the Desulfosoma sp. genome encodes:
- a CDS encoding ATP synthase F0 subunit B, with amino-acid sequence MVRALGIMGGLLLVAFEGGDYAFGASSTVFGIERSLWDLSWRWINFGILVYFILKYLKGPVVNFIKGRQLAIAGVFDEIAEKERALERRRRELEELLAGLDEKIKAIKAYYHEIGQEEKNKILAQADRTRRQILEEAKLVAAREFEDAKKRFRAEVVEAAVAMAEERIRKKMTKNDHRLLLENYILLIQKAQGSAETAEP; translated from the coding sequence ATGGTGCGAGCCTTAGGGATCATGGGGGGGCTGCTGCTGGTCGCCTTTGAAGGGGGTGACTACGCCTTCGGTGCATCGTCGACTGTTTTTGGCATTGAGAGATCCCTATGGGATCTGAGCTGGCGATGGATCAATTTCGGTATACTCGTCTATTTCATTCTTAAGTACCTGAAGGGGCCTGTGGTCAATTTTATTAAAGGGCGCCAACTGGCCATCGCCGGTGTCTTTGACGAGATCGCCGAAAAGGAAAGGGCATTGGAACGCCGTCGTCGTGAGCTGGAAGAGCTTTTGGCCGGGCTGGATGAAAAGATCAAAGCCATCAAGGCCTACTACCACGAGATCGGCCAGGAAGAAAAAAACAAAATTCTTGCCCAAGCTGATCGCACTCGCCGACAGATTCTCGAGGAAGCCAAGCTGGTGGCGGCGCGCGAATTTGAAGACGCCAAAAAGAGGTTTCGAGCTGAAGTGGTGGAAGCAGCCGTAGCGATGGCTGAGGAGCGAATTCGAAAGAAAATGACCAAAAATGATCATCGGCTTCTTTTAGAAAATTACATCCTGCTTATCCAAAAAGCGCAAGGTTCGGCCGAAACGGCGGAACCCTAG
- a CDS encoding ATP synthase F0 subunit B, with product MISLNATIVVQVTLFLVLLFILNRMMIQPLYRLVLERERSIEEKEKALESAGVELEKMAAAYNARLQAAEWEARKASEAAKAEAQEEAHRTMLTTQEEITALRQKVRAEVEVELGKARKSLQKLARALSYEISTKVVGRKI from the coding sequence ATGATCAGCCTGAATGCAACGATCGTCGTTCAAGTGACCTTGTTCCTGGTGCTTCTGTTCATTCTAAACCGCATGATGATCCAGCCGCTTTACCGGCTTGTTTTAGAGCGGGAACGCTCGATTGAAGAAAAAGAAAAAGCGCTGGAATCTGCGGGAGTGGAATTGGAAAAGATGGCGGCGGCTTACAACGCTAGGCTTCAAGCGGCGGAGTGGGAGGCCCGGAAAGCTAGTGAGGCAGCCAAGGCAGAGGCACAGGAAGAAGCCCATCGGACGATGCTGACGACTCAGGAGGAGATCACGGCTTTGCGCCAGAAGGTGCGTGCCGAAGTGGAGGTTGAGCTGGGCAAGGCAAGAAAGAGCCTCCAGAAACTGGCTCGGGCACTCTCTTACGAAATTTCCACGAAGGTCGTGGGGCGTAAAATATAG
- the atpE gene encoding ATP synthase F0 subunit C, translating into MEFTGADLVRAAALLGAGLAMGLGAIGPGVGEGYAAGKACEAIGRRPEEAGLLTRTMLVGQAVSESTGIYSLVVALLLMFVVK; encoded by the coding sequence ATGGAATTTACGGGTGCGGATTTGGTGCGTGCGGCAGCCTTGCTTGGAGCGGGACTGGCCATGGGGCTGGGAGCCATCGGACCGGGTGTGGGTGAAGGATATGCCGCGGGAAAAGCTTGTGAGGCCATTGGCCGTCGTCCTGAAGAAGCAGGCCTGCTGACGCGGACCATGCTTGTGGGACAGGCCGTGTCCGAGTCGACCGGTATTTACTCGCTGGTTGTTGCCTTGTTGCTCATGTTCGTGGTGAAGTAA
- the atpE gene encoding ATP synthase F0 subunit C: MAIDQITWIHAASYFGAGVSVGFGAIGAALGEGYTAGKANSILSYRPRMSGDILKTMLTGQAIAETAGIFALVVSMLLMFGALEGKTVLAAWAYVGAGLSAGLSAVGSGIGAGYPAAEACVAIGRQPSAGGQITLNMLIGSSITQTPCIFGLVVAFLLMFLDFGSKPYYPYWAALVGAGLSTGLAAIGPGMGGGVVGAGACRSLARNPEAQRSITTAMLVGMGTTQSTAIYGFLISLILIFKGFPESTSYVPSFALLGAGLAMGFGGIGPGIGEGITGYYALDQIGRVPEEATLLTRTMLVGQAVSESTGIYSLVVALLLILNA; the protein is encoded by the coding sequence ATGGCCATTGACCAAATCACATGGATTCACGCGGCAAGTTATTTCGGGGCAGGTGTGTCCGTCGGTTTTGGGGCCATTGGCGCCGCTTTGGGTGAAGGCTATACCGCGGGTAAGGCCAACAGCATTTTGAGCTATCGTCCGAGAATGTCCGGGGATATTTTGAAGACGATGCTGACCGGCCAAGCCATTGCGGAAACGGCAGGTATTTTCGCTCTCGTCGTTTCCATGCTGTTGATGTTCGGTGCTTTGGAGGGAAAAACGGTTTTGGCAGCTTGGGCTTATGTGGGTGCGGGCCTATCGGCTGGACTTTCCGCTGTCGGATCCGGCATCGGTGCAGGATATCCGGCCGCGGAGGCCTGTGTAGCAATAGGACGGCAGCCGAGTGCCGGGGGTCAGATTACCTTGAACATGCTGATCGGATCCTCCATCACTCAAACGCCCTGTATCTTTGGCTTGGTCGTCGCCTTTCTTCTCATGTTTTTGGACTTTGGCTCCAAACCCTACTACCCCTATTGGGCGGCCCTAGTCGGCGCCGGATTGTCCACGGGCTTGGCTGCCATTGGACCCGGGATGGGTGGAGGCGTGGTGGGAGCCGGAGCCTGCCGCAGCCTGGCGCGTAATCCAGAAGCACAAAGGTCTATCACCACGGCAATGTTGGTGGGCATGGGAACGACGCAATCCACGGCGATTTACGGTTTTTTGATCAGTCTCATCCTGATTTTCAAAGGGTTTCCGGAAAGCACCAGCTATGTTCCTTCTTTTGCTCTGCTGGGAGCGGGCTTGGCGATGGGGTTTGGAGGGATCGGTCCTGGGATCGGTGAAGGCATCACAGGCTACTATGCTTTGGATCAGATTGGCCGTGTGCCCGAAGAGGCTACTTTGTTAACCCGCACGATGTTGGTTGGACAGGCGGTATCCGAATCGACGGGAATCTATTCGCTCGTCGTGGCGCTTTTACTGATTCTGAACGCTTAA
- the atpB gene encoding F0F1 ATP synthase subunit A: MEELTHVWVWTLDVAGYHLVFNATTIVMTLTVMGLLIVFAFYATRKTQYVPNPCQMVAELFVQTFWNLTKDALDEKMAKKYFPLICSLFMFLLLSNWIGVLPHMDEPTKDLNTTLGLGIMGFIIAHYAGIKTKGFWRYAKEYFEPVFFMMPLNVIGELAKVISISFRLYGNIMGGSIIILVVSHLVYGLVIPPFLYGFFGLFVGTVQAFVFTMLTLVYISVQVK, translated from the coding sequence ATGGAAGAATTGACCCACGTATGGGTATGGACTTTGGACGTGGCAGGCTATCACCTCGTGTTCAATGCCACGACCATCGTGATGACGCTCACCGTCATGGGCCTTCTCATCGTCTTTGCTTTCTACGCCACCCGTAAGACTCAGTATGTGCCCAACCCATGCCAGATGGTGGCGGAACTTTTCGTGCAGACATTTTGGAATTTGACCAAAGATGCCTTAGACGAGAAAATGGCCAAAAAGTATTTTCCCCTCATTTGCTCTCTTTTCATGTTCCTTCTTCTTTCCAATTGGATCGGCGTCTTGCCTCACATGGATGAACCGACAAAAGACCTGAACACCACGCTTGGTTTGGGAATAATGGGTTTTATCATTGCCCATTATGCGGGAATCAAGACGAAGGGCTTCTGGCGGTATGCCAAGGAATATTTTGAACCGGTGTTTTTTATGATGCCTCTTAACGTCATCGGCGAGCTGGCCAAGGTGATTTCCATATCTTTCCGTCTTTATGGAAACATCATGGGTGGGTCCATCATCATTCTCGTGGTTTCGCATCTGGTTTACGGCTTGGTCATTCCCCCGTTTCTTTACGGGTTCTTCGGACTTTTTGTGGGGACGGTTCAGGCGTTTGTGTTCACAATGTTAACCCTCGTCTACATTTCGGTGCAGGTAAAGTAG
- a CDS encoding ATP synthase subunit I, which yields MSAQIPPEGFQAYHSYQRRLVRGAFTGAVMVGLVVYLLGFVAVAKGLVLGALFSVLNFVIMAYILPYQVGTFKNRKRAAGLAFVSLAFRFGLLAIPLIVGLKSDQFRFWAVVAGLFTVQLAIMGEHLVIRRWMGARSTEEPSA from the coding sequence ATGAGCGCACAGATTCCACCCGAAGGCTTTCAAGCCTATCACAGTTATCAAAGACGTTTGGTGCGAGGAGCCTTTACTGGGGCCGTGATGGTCGGTCTAGTGGTCTATCTGTTGGGTTTTGTCGCTGTAGCCAAGGGTTTGGTTCTGGGGGCACTATTCAGTGTCCTTAATTTTGTGATTATGGCATACATTTTACCGTATCAAGTTGGAACCTTTAAGAACAGAAAAAGAGCGGCGGGTTTGGCCTTTGTGTCGCTGGCGTTTCGGTTCGGTTTGTTGGCGATTCCCTTGATTGTGGGGTTAAAGAGCGACCAGTTTAGATTTTGGGCGGTTGTTGCGGGTTTGTTTACCGTGCAGTTAGCGATCATGGGTGAGCACCTTGTGATCAGGCGTTGGATGGGTGCGCGGTCGACTGAGGAGCCGAGCGCGTAA
- a CDS encoding AtpZ/AtpI family protein, producing MKDFKKKRDSIEYLALVTQVGLTMAGSIAFCFMVGYYLDKWLGTRGLFLVLFILFGIVGGAVTVYRQITRLPKK from the coding sequence GTGAAGGACTTCAAGAAGAAGAGGGACAGCATAGAATATTTAGCCTTGGTCACCCAGGTGGGGTTGACCATGGCGGGAAGTATCGCATTCTGCTTCATGGTAGGCTATTACCTGGACAAGTGGCTCGGAACGCGCGGCTTGTTTCTTGTCCTTTTCATCTTGTTCGGCATCGTGGGAGGGGCGGTGACGGTGTACCGGCAGATAACGAGGCTTCCCAAGAAATGA
- a CDS encoding L,D-transpeptidase family protein — MLGIFLGVCTSLAFLFTPHALARHASVEEALQGILSHPGAEENLYAACQRLQSAPEMIAFYRNRGYAPAWLEDSKPSSWASDFVRFLQEEASNHGLNPDDYHLSCLKALLDVIENARRKQRELSSSLLANLDLVLTDAFLVLFSHLSSGRVNPTALDSQWMAHAHQADLIAGLEEFLNHHDLRRTLRHFAPPDEDYWRLVAAVPTQRKMAAQGPWPVLPEGPSLHPGEKDPRVPILRRQLYLLGDYASQPSKSSDIYDAELVKAVRRFQERHGLGADGVVGKKTIQALNVSPRDRLLQMLANLERRRWLPRTWGQRYVVVNTADYSLTAYEHGASVLKMKVIVGESATSTPVFSEVMRYVELNPYWNVPKSIATEEMLPKIRRDPSYLERHHYELLATSGDRTVRLDPTSIDWQTVRAENFPGRIRQLPGPWNALGRIKFVLPNRFSVYLHDTPERHLFQRPHRALSHGCIRLEKPLDLALFVLQDDPKWTRESLQKLMDSGKRHIIPLLKPCTVHLLYITVWVHEDGRVHFRQDIYGRDKILVEALKLERLALEATSSARDPHPGG; from the coding sequence ATGCTTGGGATCTTCTTGGGGGTCTGCACGAGCCTTGCCTTCCTTTTCACTCCTCATGCCTTGGCCCGGCATGCTTCCGTTGAAGAAGCTTTGCAGGGGATCCTTTCCCACCCAGGTGCGGAAGAAAACCTCTATGCGGCTTGTCAAAGGCTTCAGTCCGCACCGGAAATGATCGCTTTTTACCGGAATCGAGGATATGCACCGGCATGGCTGGAAGACTCAAAACCTTCTTCGTGGGCCAGCGATTTCGTTCGTTTTCTTCAAGAGGAAGCCTCCAATCACGGTTTAAATCCAGATGATTATCACCTTTCCTGTCTTAAGGCGCTTCTTGATGTGATCGAGAACGCACGTCGTAAACAACGGGAGCTTTCTTCGAGCCTTTTGGCGAATCTGGACCTGGTGCTGACGGACGCTTTTTTGGTCTTGTTTTCCCATCTCTCTTCTGGACGCGTGAACCCGACGGCTCTGGATTCTCAATGGATGGCCCATGCTCACCAGGCAGACTTGATCGCCGGACTGGAAGAATTCCTAAACCACCATGATCTTCGCCGCACCCTGCGCCACTTCGCCCCCCCTGACGAAGATTACTGGCGCCTTGTAGCCGCCGTGCCGACTCAAAGAAAAATGGCCGCTCAAGGACCCTGGCCGGTCTTGCCTGAAGGCCCCAGCCTTCATCCCGGAGAAAAGGACCCTCGAGTCCCCATCCTGCGCCGTCAACTTTATCTATTGGGTGATTATGCCTCTCAGCCGTCAAAAAGCTCGGACATTTACGACGCGGAGCTGGTCAAAGCCGTCCGCCGTTTTCAAGAGCGCCACGGGCTCGGTGCCGATGGCGTTGTGGGAAAGAAAACCATTCAGGCACTCAACGTGTCACCCCGAGACCGACTCTTGCAAATGCTGGCCAATCTGGAACGTCGCCGATGGCTTCCTCGAACCTGGGGGCAACGCTACGTGGTGGTCAATACGGCCGACTATTCCCTGACAGCCTACGAACACGGTGCCAGCGTATTAAAAATGAAGGTCATCGTCGGTGAAAGTGCCACTTCCACGCCCGTATTCAGTGAAGTGATGCGTTACGTGGAACTGAATCCTTATTGGAATGTCCCCAAAAGTATCGCGACGGAAGAGATGCTGCCCAAGATACGAAGGGATCCAAGCTATCTGGAGCGGCATCACTATGAACTGTTGGCCACCTCGGGGGATAGAACGGTCCGGCTGGATCCCACAAGCATTGATTGGCAAACAGTGCGGGCGGAGAATTTCCCCGGCCGAATTCGGCAATTGCCGGGCCCTTGGAACGCTTTGGGCCGTATCAAGTTTGTGCTTCCCAACCGATTCAGTGTTTACCTGCATGACACTCCGGAACGGCATCTCTTTCAAAGACCGCACCGGGCTCTAAGCCACGGCTGCATTCGCCTGGAAAAACCCCTGGATCTGGCCTTGTTCGTCCTTCAAGACGATCCCAAATGGACCCGTGAATCCTTACAAAAACTCATGGACAGCGGTAAACGTCACATAATTCCGCTGCTCAAGCCATGCACGGTGCATTTGCTCTACATCACGGTTTGGGTCCATGAAGATGGTCGTGTCCACTTTCGCCAGGACATTTATGGCCGGGATAAAATCTTGGTGGAGGCTTTGAAGCTAGAAAGATTGGCTTTGGAAGCTACCAGTAGCGCACGGGACCCACATCCAGGTGGATGA
- a CDS encoding DUF882 domain-containing protein translates to MTRRDFFKGILGAGLSSGMVLMRSNPVLAAPYLRRFSGVLSVYNLHTDEQLTVRYMSRNGRLDARALRRLDYLFRCHFTNTIRPVDRSLYLLLDAVQQRLRAYRRPYFLVSGYRSPVYNEYLRQQGYSVAEKSYHMKAMAADVYIEGVSLDALRSAAADFRAGGVGTYSDFIHLDVGPVRYW, encoded by the coding sequence ATGACCAGGCGCGATTTTTTCAAAGGCATCCTTGGAGCCGGCCTCAGTTCCGGCATGGTTCTAATGCGCTCGAACCCGGTTCTGGCAGCCCCCTATCTTCGAAGGTTTTCCGGTGTTCTAAGCGTCTACAACCTTCATACCGATGAACAACTCACGGTCCGTTACATGAGCCGAAACGGCCGCCTGGATGCTCGGGCCTTACGACGGCTCGACTATCTTTTTCGGTGCCATTTTACCAATACGATTCGCCCTGTGGACCGGTCTTTGTATCTCTTGTTGGATGCGGTGCAGCAGCGCCTCAGAGCGTATCGTCGACCTTATTTTTTGGTTTCAGGGTACAGATCCCCTGTTTACAACGAGTACCTTCGCCAACAGGGCTATTCAGTGGCTGAAAAAAGCTATCATATGAAGGCCATGGCGGCGGATGTCTATATTGAAGGGGTGTCCTTGGACGCTCTTCGATCCGCTGCGGCCGATTTCAGAGCCGGTGGTGTGGGCACTTACAGCGACTTCATCCACCTGGATGTGGGTCCCGTGCGCTACTGGTAG
- a CDS encoding DUF3786 domain-containing protein has product MSGYEEIIREYLKKAWDRSLESLAKAVPAVPDSSGALSFEAFGKRCTIQCESVFFDSVLDVGPRAVLTAIYAAHVPERTAPLHPLKAFKEIPNSGPYQAAFAVHAEQVLVPHVPKIKARLDHLIPFFSGHRNTDAPSGDFSFTLYPFPRIPLYYIVHEADDEFPAAVTCLFGGDCASFMPLDALADVAEYTAQELIAVCQTT; this is encoded by the coding sequence ATGAGCGGCTATGAAGAGATCATTCGAGAATACTTGAAAAAGGCTTGGGATCGATCCCTAGAATCTCTTGCCAAAGCGGTGCCTGCTGTGCCGGATTCTTCGGGGGCTCTGTCTTTTGAAGCTTTTGGAAAAAGATGCACCATCCAGTGTGAAAGTGTTTTCTTTGATAGTGTCTTGGACGTGGGACCAAGAGCGGTCCTCACCGCCATTTATGCGGCCCATGTTCCTGAACGAACCGCCCCGTTGCATCCTCTTAAAGCTTTCAAGGAAATTCCCAACAGCGGTCCCTACCAGGCCGCTTTTGCGGTTCATGCAGAACAGGTTCTGGTACCCCATGTGCCGAAAATCAAGGCTCGGCTGGATCATCTGATTCCGTTTTTTTCCGGACATCGCAACACGGATGCACCGTCCGGAGATTTTTCTTTCACTCTTTACCCGTTTCCTCGAATCCCGCTTTACTACATCGTTCATGAAGCGGACGATGAGTTTCCCGCGGCGGTCACTTGCCTCTTTGGAGGAGATTGCGCCTCCTTTATGCCTTTGGACGCCTTGGCGGATGTGGCCGAATACACTGCGCAAGAACTTATTGCGGTCTGTCAAACAACCTGA
- a CDS encoding rubredoxin: MGKPEECYRCGGPTCGFVYDPDRGDKRGKIPKGTPFEELPDDWKCPVCGARKKSFCCMTETETSR, from the coding sequence ATGGGTAAGCCGGAGGAATGTTATCGTTGTGGGGGACCGACGTGTGGTTTCGTTTATGATCCTGATCGCGGAGATAAACGAGGCAAAATTCCCAAAGGAACTCCCTTTGAGGAACTTCCCGATGATTGGAAGTGCCCGGTGTGTGGAGCGCGCAAAAAGAGTTTTTGTTGCATGACCGAAACGGAAACTTCCCGATAG
- a CDS encoding flavodoxin domain-containing protein, whose translation MKVLIAYVSRTGHTEKMANYIAEGVRFAGHEPVLKKISDIKKADEIKGYDAYIFGSPTYHRDMTQSMKTFLFMAQEAGLEGKVGGAFGSYTHSGDAPKYIYDTMEHVFKMRMTSLGSFNLLEHKVNTSEGMRACQDYGRVLGEMLNA comes from the coding sequence ATGAAAGTGCTCATCGCGTATGTGAGTCGGACCGGACACACGGAAAAAATGGCCAACTACATTGCTGAAGGCGTCCGCTTTGCCGGGCATGAGCCGGTACTTAAGAAAATTTCCGACATCAAGAAAGCGGACGAAATCAAGGGCTATGACGCCTACATTTTCGGGTCTCCCACCTACCATCGCGACATGACCCAAAGCATGAAAACCTTTCTGTTTATGGCCCAGGAAGCGGGCTTGGAAGGCAAGGTTGGCGGCGCTTTTGGATCCTACACCCACAGCGGCGACGCTCCCAAGTACATCTACGACACCATGGAACATGTCTTCAAGATGCGCATGACAAGTCTTGGGTCTTTCAACCTTCTGGAACACAAGGTCAACACTTCCGAAGGCATGAGGGCCTGTCAGGATTACGGTCGAGTCCTCGGCGAAATGCTCAACGCCTAA
- the pyk gene encoding pyruvate kinase: protein MMRERRTKIVCTIGPASQSKDVLRDLVRAGMDVARINLSHGDYESHAWTIQALRDVAAAEGKEIGILQDLGGPKIRLGVLPEGERVLTVGEKVRLYPGDSSHGDDLAVQYPYLLEDVNAGDRILLADGLVELQVLDKDAQALVCHVVVGGVIHSHKGVNLPSSNLRIPSFTEKDRQDLLFGLEHGVDFVGLSFVRHEKDVTPVLDILKTADPRPMVIAKIEKPQALERLDAILDRVDGVMVARGDLGVETPLYEVPVIQKRIIQAARDRAKPVITATQMLRSMVSSPRPTRAETTDVANAVLDGTDAVMLSEETAMGSYPVEAVRMLDRIAVAAEKYMFDTSHHNRFTSATIPGMAAAISEAVLGLANDLHAAAIIASTASGETARLVSRLRPKSPIVGFTHAPATVRQLSLSWGVYPVLVPRCEETDTLFAIARRWTLDQKVARPGDVIVLTAGVPVGRSGTTNMVKVIVL from the coding sequence ATGATGAGAGAACGACGCACCAAGATCGTGTGTACCATCGGACCGGCAAGTCAGAGCAAGGACGTGCTTCGAGACCTTGTGCGAGCCGGGATGGATGTGGCGCGTATCAACTTGTCCCATGGTGACTACGAAAGCCATGCGTGGACCATTCAGGCCCTGCGCGACGTGGCGGCGGCGGAAGGGAAGGAAATCGGCATCCTTCAGGATCTTGGGGGGCCAAAGATTCGGCTGGGTGTTCTTCCGGAAGGGGAAAGAGTCCTGACGGTAGGGGAAAAGGTTCGATTGTACCCCGGCGACTCCTCACACGGCGACGACCTGGCCGTGCAGTACCCCTATTTGCTTGAAGATGTGAATGCGGGTGACAGAATTCTTCTGGCCGATGGTCTGGTGGAACTGCAGGTTTTGGACAAGGATGCGCAAGCCTTGGTGTGCCATGTGGTGGTGGGGGGTGTCATCCATTCCCACAAAGGCGTCAATCTGCCTTCCAGCAACTTGCGAATTCCTTCCTTCACCGAAAAGGACAGGCAGGACCTTCTCTTTGGTCTGGAACATGGCGTGGATTTCGTGGGGCTTTCCTTCGTTCGTCACGAAAAGGATGTGACACCCGTTTTGGACATTCTGAAAACGGCCGATCCCAGACCCATGGTCATTGCCAAGATTGAAAAACCTCAAGCGCTGGAACGTCTGGACGCCATTCTGGATAGAGTGGACGGGGTCATGGTGGCTCGAGGGGACCTCGGGGTTGAGACCCCTCTTTATGAAGTGCCGGTAATTCAGAAAAGAATCATTCAAGCCGCACGGGATCGTGCCAAACCTGTCATCACCGCCACGCAGATGCTTCGTTCCATGGTGTCCAGTCCTCGTCCGACACGGGCGGAAACTACCGATGTGGCCAACGCTGTCCTGGACGGCACCGATGCTGTGATGCTTTCGGAAGAAACAGCCATGGGATCCTACCCCGTGGAAGCCGTGCGTATGTTGGATCGTATCGCCGTGGCTGCGGAAAAGTACATGTTTGATACATCCCATCATAACAGGTTCACTTCCGCGACCATTCCGGGAATGGCTGCCGCCATCAGCGAAGCCGTTCTCGGGTTGGCGAACGATCTGCACGCGGCGGCCATCATCGCTTCCACGGCTTCCGGAGAAACGGCACGGCTGGTCAGTCGCCTTCGGCCCAAAAGCCCCATTGTGGGTTTTACCCATGCACCGGCCACGGTGCGTCAATTGTCTCTTTCTTGGGGTGTTTATCCCGTTTTGGTCCCTCGATGCGAGGAGACCGACACTTTGTTTGCCATTGCAAGACGATGGACTTTGGATCAGAAAGTCGCCCGTCCCGGCGACGTGATTGTGCTCACGGCGGGTGTGCCCGTAGGTCGAAGCGGCACCACCAACATGGTGAAAGTGATCGTGCTGTAG
- a CDS encoding glycerate kinase: protein MDSKAREDLLAVFRAALAAVDPEEAVRRHVHRQGTRLVFDGQQLDLERYRRVFVLGAGKGTAPMARALEDLLESFLTQGVIVVKYGHGVPLKKVRVLEAAHPVPDAAGVRATEELLHLAAQAGKDDLILAVFSGGGSALTPAPVPPVTLEHKQKTTELLLGAGATIHEINVVRKHLSRFKGGGLARAAAPARVVTLLVSDVIGDPLDVIASGPTAPDLSTYREAFEVIERYDLKDKIPAEVLHVLREGLEGRRPETPKPNDPMFQKVSHTVVANNPAALKAAEEEAIRRGYRTLVLTSRLEGEARHVAKVIAALAKEVALFGRPVAPPACLLFGGETTVTLGPFPGKGGRNQELALAAALALDGWHKITLLSAGTDGTDGPTDAAGAFADGSTVIRSALMGWHASSFLDAHNAYPFFERLGDLVITGPTRTNVMDFIGVVIS, encoded by the coding sequence ATGGATTCCAAGGCTCGAGAGGATCTGCTTGCTGTCTTTCGTGCCGCCCTCGCTGCCGTGGATCCCGAAGAGGCGGTACGGCGACATGTGCACCGACAAGGCACTCGTCTTGTCTTCGATGGTCAGCAATTGGATCTTGAGCGATATCGGCGGGTTTTTGTGCTGGGGGCCGGCAAGGGCACGGCACCCATGGCCAGAGCGCTTGAAGACCTGCTTGAATCTTTTCTCACTCAAGGGGTGATCGTGGTGAAATACGGCCACGGTGTCCCTTTAAAAAAAGTGAGGGTTTTGGAAGCGGCGCATCCCGTTCCAGATGCGGCGGGAGTGAGAGCGACGGAGGAACTGCTGCATTTGGCCGCACAGGCCGGGAAAGACGATTTGATCTTGGCAGTTTTTTCAGGAGGTGGCAGCGCTTTGACACCGGCTCCCGTGCCCCCTGTGACCTTAGAGCACAAACAGAAAACCACGGAATTGCTTTTGGGAGCTGGAGCTACGATTCATGAGATCAATGTAGTGCGGAAACATCTGTCTCGGTTTAAAGGAGGCGGCCTGGCCCGCGCGGCAGCTCCCGCTCGTGTGGTGACCCTTTTGGTGTCGGATGTGATCGGCGATCCCTTGGATGTGATTGCTTCAGGCCCGACGGCTCCGGATCTTTCCACCTACCGGGAAGCTTTTGAGGTCATTGAGCGCTACGATCTCAAAGACAAGATTCCTGCAGAAGTCTTGCATGTTTTACGGGAAGGTCTGGAAGGACGACGTCCGGAAACCCCCAAACCCAACGATCCCATGTTCCAAAAGGTTTCGCATACGGTTGTCGCCAATAATCCGGCGGCCTTGAAGGCGGCCGAAGAAGAAGCCATCCGTAGAGGTTACCGCACCCTAGTGCTGACGTCACGCCTGGAAGGGGAAGCTCGCCATGTGGCCAAAGTCATAGCCGCTTTAGCCAAAGAAGTCGCTTTATTCGGAAGGCCTGTAGCCCCTCCGGCATGTCTTCTTTTCGGCGGAGAAACCACCGTCACCCTCGGCCCGTTCCCAGGAAAAGGAGGCCGTAACCAGGAACTGGCTCTGGCGGCGGCCCTGGCACTGGACGGCTGGCACAAGATAACCCTTCTGAGCGCAGGTACGGACGGCACCGACGGTCCTACGGATGCGGCCGGGGCCTTTGCAGACGGCAGCACGGTGATCCGTTCGGCTCTCATGGGATGGCATGCTTCCAGCTTTTTGGACGCTCACAATGCTTATCCCTTTTTTGAAAGGCTAGGGGACCTGGTGATCACCGGGCCGACACGAACCAATGTTATGGATTTTATCGGAGTGGTGATTTCATGA
- a CDS encoding flavin reductase family protein — translation MELAPEMFKRFFPLPVTVLTTVNREGTPNAAPYSCVMPILRPLPLIAVASALPRDTLRNIRETGDFVVNVIGKPSFREAMRTARPYPYGVNELERVGLETMPAKRVKPPRIAAAIGWIEAALERELTDERYALLVGRILCSEINDRYLVDGKLTEHPLTLLMPHFRTLGDVVLHRDDLEKDLTNP, via the coding sequence ATGGAACTGGCTCCGGAAATGTTCAAACGTTTTTTTCCTTTACCCGTCACGGTGCTCACCACCGTGAACCGGGAAGGCACACCCAATGCCGCACCCTATAGCTGTGTGATGCCCATCTTGAGGCCCTTGCCCTTGATTGCCGTTGCTTCAGCGCTGCCTCGAGACACCTTGCGTAATATTCGAGAAACCGGAGATTTCGTCGTTAACGTTATCGGAAAGCCGTCTTTTCGAGAAGCTATGCGCACGGCCCGACCCTATCCCTACGGAGTGAATGAACTGGAAAGAGTGGGCCTGGAAACCATGCCGGCAAAACGAGTGAAACCACCTCGCATCGCGGCAGCCATCGGCTGGATCGAAGCTGCTTTGGAACGGGAACTGACCGACGAGCGTTATGCGTTGCTTGTCGGGCGTATCTTGTGTTCAGAAATCAACGACCGCTACCTCGTCGATGGAAAACTCACGGAACATCCCCTGACGCTTCTCATGCCTCATTTCCGCACCCTCGGGGACGTGGTGCTCCACCGCGACGATCTTGAAAAGGACCTGACCAATCCATGA